The following proteins are encoded in a genomic region of Deferribacterota bacterium:
- a CDS encoding NAD-glutamate dehydrogenase: MFNIDVLTEKELIIREKQKKEKINYIKTQLKDENAKLFIDILLNNMPLYLIDLLGDKNLLEFSLFAYKSFENRALDIHYIKGYNEKNLNFLPPNHSLVVSITNDKPFIVDSVREYFFEIKFDRFYIVHPIINVSRDESGNIKKIDEKDKDSVNESVLFLFLENITSSFLKSTENELRLIYNELNFVTNAFNKMTKRITHYKHINDFLTDKVNRFLEWLLHDNFIFMGIKEIEEIKGSIEVRNFGIFEVDELSLDVKYLLKLVKDDKINKIDDQPIYINKYRHKSKIKRREYLDFIGLIKKGNSVNRFYIIVGLFTQDVV, translated from the coding sequence ATGTTTAACATAGATGTATTAACTGAAAAAGAATTAATAATCAGAGAAAAACAAAAAAAAGAAAAGATAAATTATATTAAGACACAATTAAAAGATGAAAATGCTAAGTTATTTATAGATATACTCTTAAATAATATGCCTTTATATTTAATAGATCTGCTAGGTGATAAAAATCTTTTAGAATTTTCTTTATTTGCCTATAAATCCTTTGAGAACAGAGCATTAGATATACATTACATAAAAGGCTACAATGAAAAAAATCTTAATTTTTTGCCACCTAATCACTCACTTGTTGTTTCAATAACTAATGATAAACCATTTATAGTAGATAGTGTGCGTGAATATTTCTTTGAAATAAAATTTGATAGATTCTATATAGTTCATCCAATAATAAATGTAAGTAGGGACGAATCTGGCAATATAAAAAAGATAGATGAAAAAGATAAAGATAGTGTAAATGAATCCGTTTTATTTTTATTTCTAGAAAATATAACTAGTTCTTTTTTAAAATCCACTGAAAATGAGCTTAGACTAATATATAATGAATTGAATTTTGTAACAAACGCCTTTAATAAGATGACTAAAAGAATTACTCATTATAAGCATATTAATGACTTCTTAACAGATAAAGTCAATCGTTTTCTTGAGTGGTTATTACACGATAATTTCATTTTTATGGGAATAAAAGAAATCGAGGAGATTAAGGGCAGCATAGAGGTTAGAAATTTTGGTATTTTTGAGGTGGATGAACTCTCTTTAGATGTTAAATATCTCTTAAAGCTAGTTAAAGATGATAAAATAAATAAAATAGATGATCAACCAATATATATAAATAAATACCGGCATAAATCTAAAATAAAAAGAAGGGAATATCTAGATTTTATTGGATTAATTAAAAAAGGCAATAGTGTAAATAGGTTTTATATAATAGTTGGACTGTTTACTCAAGATGTTGTCA